CATAAAACCTGGCGCGTTAACAACGGTCCATTCTGGATCAAACCCTTTAAGCTCTTCTTCTGTTGGTCTTAAAAACATGTTATAAGCAAACATGTTACTCCATGGATACTCATTAATCACACGAATGTTTAATTTGTAGTCTTCATCAGCACAAGCGTAACTGTCTCTAACAAAAACTTCTTTATTAGATAAGTAATCTGTTACCTTATCATAAAGTTTTTGAAACTTATCAGAATCAAAAGGGATATTAATATCTCCCCACCAAACTTTATCTTCCGTAACACTATCTTTTACAATAAAACGATCCTTTGGAGAACGTCCTGTAAACTCGCCAGTATTTACCGCAATGGCTCCTGAAGACGCTACTTTACCTTGTCCTTTTTCTAAGACACTAGCTTGTAACTCCTCTGGTGACAATTGGTATTTTACTTGGGCATTTTTGATTCCGTATTGTTCCAACGAAATCGTTTTCGTAAATTGGGTATGGTTTACCATAATTTGTATATGTTGTGTATGTGTTGTTTGAGTTGCAAAGTTAAAATTAATAACAGATAAACGTCAAATAAAACTTAATTATTATGTTTTTGCTTTAAAATATTTGTCAACATAACACCCCATGACACTATTAAAAACAAGCCTCCGAGAGGAGTTACGAATGCAATTGATTTAAAATCAAAAGCGGACAAGTTATTTGTTGCCAATCCATAAATGGAACCTGAAAAAAGAATAGTTCCAACCAATATTAAATAAAACATAACAGTTTTACCCTTCTGACTAACAAAACCTTGACCACCTACAATCAAAAGCAAAAAAGCATGATACATTTGATACTTCACCCCTGTTTCATAACTTACAATAGACTCTGGGGATACCAAATCCTTCAAGCCATGTGCGCCAAACGCACCTAAAATGACACTCAACAATCCAAGGATGGTTCCTAACATTAACATTTTCTTATTCATAATAAATTATATAATTCGCAATTAACCACGTATAAATTTTCTACATTCGTAATTCAAAAATACTCAACAAATCTCATTATGCGAAAGATTTTAGTCATAGGTTCAGGAAAATCCACTTCATATTTAATTAAATATTTATTAGATAAATCAACCACAGAAAATTTACAAATTACCGTTGGTGA
This portion of the Olleya sp. Bg11-27 genome encodes:
- a CDS encoding DUF423 domain-containing protein encodes the protein MLGTILGLLSVILGAFGAHGLKDLVSPESIVSYETGVKYQMYHAFLLLIVGGQGFVSQKGKTVMFYLILVGTILFSGSIYGLATNNLSAFDFKSIAFVTPLGGLFLIVSWGVMLTNILKQKHNN